In a genomic window of Suricata suricatta isolate VVHF042 chromosome 12, meerkat_22Aug2017_6uvM2_HiC, whole genome shotgun sequence:
- the GPR27 gene encoding probable G-protein coupled receptor 27 yields the protein MFYAVTLLFLLLWGPYVVASYLRVLVRPGAVPQAYLTASVWLTFAQAGINPVVCFLFNRELRDCFRAQFPCCLSPQATPATLPCDLKGIGL from the coding sequence ATGTTCTACGCCGTCACGctgctcttcctgctcctctgGGGGCCCTACGTCGTGGCCAGCTACCTGCGGGTCTTGGTGCGGCCCGGCGCCGTCCCCCAGGCCTACCTGACGGCCTCCGTGTGGCTCACCTTCGCCCAGGCCGGCATCAACCCCGTCGTGTGCTTCCTCTTCAACAGGGAGCTCAGGGACTGCTTCCGGGCCCAGTTCCCCTGCTGCCTGAGCCCGCAGGCCACCCCGGCCACCCTCCCCTGCGACTTGAAAGGCATCGGCTTGTGA